The proteins below come from a single Arthrobacter crystallopoietes genomic window:
- a CDS encoding winged helix DNA-binding domain-containing protein, giving the protein MDSAGSAHGGQEISGAGGLQDGTALATGIVRHRLLAQQLWGDGAYDAEACLRSLLAVQAQEYAYARWTLAQRCAGQARDNAAAVDAAIAAGTILRTHVLRPTWHFVLAEDLRWLMTLSGPRLRGGNKTRDRQLGLDAETVRRSSGVLGAAVAGGRHLTRDELAAELERAGLLEDTGERLNGAPLRGQRLGHMVFHAEMDQVLVSGVPRISDSGALRQTYALFDERVPALAADFDRDQALAELARRYFSSRGPATVKDCALWSGLTQTDVRRGLAVHAADSQEDIGAGDRSQLQSLSADGYEFLMASGSALAAMEASTTTSNAGLAPPSTAPAAPRIDLIQCYDEYVMGYTPTRHYLGGTAPAAVASKHPSHVTLLDGRMIGNWQHTLKPESAVVSFLLNRALTPAQKRALDAAVARYETFLGRAVSVDLLG; this is encoded by the coding sequence GTGGATTCCGCGGGCAGCGCGCATGGCGGCCAGGAGATTTCCGGTGCTGGTGGGCTTCAGGACGGGACTGCCCTGGCAACTGGGATTGTCCGGCACCGGTTGCTCGCGCAGCAACTGTGGGGAGATGGAGCGTACGACGCCGAGGCCTGCTTGCGCTCATTGCTCGCCGTCCAGGCGCAGGAGTATGCGTATGCCCGGTGGACATTGGCGCAACGGTGCGCAGGACAGGCCAGGGACAACGCGGCAGCAGTGGATGCCGCCATTGCAGCAGGCACAATACTACGGACCCATGTGCTCCGGCCGACCTGGCACTTTGTCCTTGCGGAGGATCTGCGCTGGCTAATGACTCTGTCTGGACCGAGGCTGAGGGGCGGCAATAAGACTCGTGACCGGCAGCTGGGGCTCGACGCAGAGACCGTCCGCCGCAGCAGCGGCGTCCTCGGCGCGGCCGTAGCCGGTGGCCGGCATCTGACCCGCGACGAGTTGGCGGCGGAACTCGAACGAGCGGGTCTGCTGGAGGATACCGGCGAGCGGCTCAATGGGGCGCCACTGCGTGGCCAGCGCCTGGGCCATATGGTTTTCCACGCGGAAATGGACCAAGTGCTTGTCAGCGGCGTCCCGCGGATCAGCGACAGCGGCGCGCTCCGCCAGACCTACGCGCTTTTCGACGAACGGGTGCCTGCCCTGGCAGCGGACTTCGACCGCGACCAGGCACTTGCCGAACTGGCCCGGCGCTACTTTTCCAGCCGCGGACCGGCCACGGTCAAAGACTGCGCCCTGTGGTCCGGCCTGACTCAGACGGACGTCCGGCGTGGACTGGCTGTGCACGCTGCGGACAGTCAAGAAGACATAGGGGCGGGCGACCGTTCCCAGCTGCAGTCGTTGAGCGCCGATGGCTACGAATTCCTCATGGCATCAGGCTCCGCACTCGCTGCCATGGAAGCCTCCACCACTACTTCAAATGCTGGCCTCGCACCGCCTAGCACTGCGCCGGCAGCCCCTCGGATCGACTTGATCCAGTGCTACGACGAATACGTTATGGGCTACACGCCGACCAGGCACTATCTGGGCGGGACGGCTCCTGCCGCGGTGGCCAGCAAGCATCCCAGTCACGTGACCCTGCTGGACGGGCGAATGATCGGAAACTGGCAGCACACACTGAAGCCGGAGTCCGCCGTCGTCAGTTTCTTGCTGAACCGGGCACTGACGCCGGCGCAGAAGCGCGCACTGGATGCCGCCGTCGCCCGGTATGAAACTTTCCTGGGCCGCGCTGTCTCGGTAGACCTGCTCGGTTGA
- a CDS encoding HNH endonuclease signature motif containing protein, which produces MRKALAVLDVQCAQSRKQGMAQAREYIAAGKPPKHATMAAYMEEIRAAAMGPVPEPPTLESCGPDPLAGQDIPRCDDEPPLYGSPEPDDFAPWEREVEWDCPPLTGPVPACWGTAEELGHVPAELLTEGHEDYYAERLARISAGGPADWFGLFAATANAGSRNATETPTATGTATAYAGSSNAVNTAGDSGDTPAAGAAAGDAAVVAAGVRGFAELDYRSAVEQLAAGRRLAAWLDAGLVRLTHRIGQTAVEELPPRDPGAPPPGRAELEDLAEQSVVKELACLYRITEKQARDRYETAQDLCEHYPGTLAALTAGDLDLERAGVITRQGDTLPDDAKPGFEEALLVEATDKTPGELRSAARKQRELLNPETIKMRRERQIRCRAVQLEPADDGMAFLGAYLPAEEAHAIHDRLTRAARGLQCSTETRTLGQLRADVFTDLLLHAGMQTGPAAGIRPEVALTVPVFTLMGLDEEPATLDGYGPIPADAARTLCEGAASFYRILTHPETGTILSYGKTVYRPPADLARAVRHRDTTCTGPGCNVPAKDCDLDHTIDYHANGGRGRTDYTNLGPRCRSDHRLKSLAGWKVTQTRPGEFTTTTPGNQTYTTKPGDTGAGPPTFTDRVLNALPKSFRRRLKLKKPPPEAEKEPPF; this is translated from the coding sequence GTGCGGAAGGCCCTGGCGGTTTTGGATGTCCAGTGCGCGCAGAGCCGGAAGCAGGGCATGGCGCAGGCGCGCGAATACATCGCGGCGGGCAAACCGCCCAAGCACGCCACGATGGCTGCCTATATGGAGGAGATCCGGGCAGCTGCCATGGGCCCGGTCCCGGAACCGCCCACGCTTGAATCCTGCGGTCCGGACCCGCTGGCCGGGCAGGACATTCCGCGCTGCGATGACGAGCCGCCGCTGTACGGCAGCCCGGAGCCTGATGACTTCGCCCCGTGGGAGCGTGAAGTGGAGTGGGACTGCCCGCCGCTGACGGGGCCGGTCCCGGCCTGCTGGGGCACCGCGGAGGAACTCGGCCATGTCCCCGCCGAACTGCTCACCGAAGGACATGAGGACTATTACGCCGAACGCCTGGCCCGGATCAGCGCCGGCGGCCCGGCCGACTGGTTTGGCCTCTTCGCGGCCACCGCCAACGCCGGCAGCAGGAACGCGACTGAGACCCCCACCGCCACCGGCACGGCCACCGCCTACGCCGGCAGCAGCAACGCTGTGAACACGGCCGGTGATTCCGGCGATACTCCCGCCGCAGGTGCCGCCGCCGGTGATGCCGCTGTGGTTGCCGCCGGGGTGCGGGGCTTCGCGGAACTGGATTACCGGTCGGCGGTGGAGCAGCTGGCCGCGGGCCGGCGGCTGGCGGCGTGGCTGGACGCGGGCCTGGTGCGTCTTACCCACCGGATCGGGCAAACCGCGGTGGAGGAACTGCCGCCGCGGGACCCGGGGGCGCCGCCGCCGGGCCGGGCCGAGCTGGAGGACCTGGCCGAGCAGTCCGTGGTGAAGGAACTGGCCTGCCTGTACCGGATCACCGAGAAACAGGCGCGCGACCGGTACGAAACCGCGCAGGATCTGTGCGAGCACTACCCGGGCACACTGGCCGCGCTCACTGCGGGGGACCTGGACCTGGAACGCGCGGGCGTGATCACCCGGCAGGGCGACACCCTGCCCGACGACGCGAAACCCGGGTTCGAAGAAGCCCTGCTCGTGGAGGCGACGGACAAAACTCCGGGCGAGCTGCGCTCCGCGGCGCGCAAGCAGCGCGAGTTGCTGAACCCGGAAACCATCAAGATGCGCCGTGAACGGCAGATCCGGTGCCGCGCCGTGCAGCTGGAACCGGCGGACGACGGGATGGCGTTCCTCGGCGCGTACCTGCCGGCAGAGGAAGCGCACGCCATCCACGACCGTCTCACCCGGGCTGCGCGCGGCCTGCAATGCTCCACGGAGACCCGCACGCTGGGGCAGCTGCGCGCTGACGTGTTCACGGACCTGCTCCTGCACGCCGGAATGCAGACCGGGCCCGCGGCCGGGATCCGGCCCGAAGTCGCGCTCACCGTGCCGGTATTTACCCTGATGGGCCTGGACGAGGAACCAGCCACCCTCGACGGATACGGGCCGATCCCCGCCGACGCCGCACGCACACTTTGCGAGGGCGCGGCGTCGTTCTACCGGATCCTGACCCACCCCGAAACCGGAACCATCCTCTCCTACGGCAAAACCGTGTACCGTCCGCCGGCGGACCTGGCCCGCGCGGTGCGCCACCGCGATACGACGTGCACCGGCCCGGGCTGCAATGTCCCGGCCAAGGACTGCGATCTGGACCACACCATCGATTACCACGCGAACGGCGGCCGCGGCCGCACCGATTACACCAACCTCGGCCCGCGCTGCCGCTCCGACCACCGGCTCAAGTCCCTCGCAGGCTGGAAGGTGACCCAGACCAGGCCCGGGGAATTCACCACCACGACGCCCGGGAACCAGACCTACACCACCAAACCCGGCGACACCGGCGCCGGACCACCCACTTTCACCGACCGCGTCCTGAACGCCCTGCCCAAGAGCTTCCGCCGGCGGCTCAAACTCAAAAAACCACCACCCGAAGCTGAAAAAGAACCACCATTCTGA
- a CDS encoding SGNH/GDSL hydrolase family protein: protein MNFVSNLPEAASQSLESARHPWSRFVAIGDSFTEGIGDPDPDSPGGNRGWADRVAEELARDHPDFAYANLAIRGRLLQQIIDEQVGPAVELAPDLISFCAGGNDVLRPGSDPDALAEKIDAAIETLAATGATIVLFTAPDVGDTPLIGSVRGRAAIYNENLRTVATRHDAVIADMWALRELKDPRMWAPDRLHFSPLGHHTIAAMVLDALNVEHSLQPEVPKPLPPKNWRTARAEDLVWARQHLFPWVLRALRHQSLGDGISPKRPIAGPMFGPGMPPGAAG, encoded by the coding sequence ATGAACTTTGTGAGTAACTTGCCTGAGGCAGCTTCGCAATCGCTCGAAAGCGCCCGTCATCCCTGGAGCCGCTTTGTTGCCATCGGAGACTCGTTCACGGAAGGGATCGGCGACCCGGATCCGGACAGCCCCGGCGGTAACCGTGGCTGGGCCGACCGCGTAGCCGAGGAGTTGGCACGTGACCACCCGGATTTCGCCTACGCCAATCTCGCCATCCGCGGGCGGCTGCTGCAGCAAATCATCGACGAACAGGTCGGCCCGGCCGTTGAGCTCGCACCGGACCTGATCAGTTTCTGCGCGGGCGGAAACGACGTCCTCCGGCCCGGCTCGGATCCGGACGCCTTAGCCGAGAAAATCGATGCTGCCATCGAAACGCTGGCGGCAACGGGGGCAACCATTGTCCTGTTCACCGCACCGGATGTCGGCGATACGCCCCTGATCGGCAGTGTCCGCGGCAGGGCGGCGATCTATAACGAAAACCTGCGCACCGTGGCGACCCGTCATGACGCGGTCATCGCCGATATGTGGGCACTGCGGGAGCTGAAGGATCCGCGGATGTGGGCACCGGACCGGCTGCATTTCTCGCCGCTGGGGCACCACACCATTGCTGCCATGGTGCTGGACGCGTTGAACGTGGAGCACAGCCTGCAACCCGAAGTCCCGAAGCCGCTGCCGCCGAAGAACTGGCGCACCGCCCGCGCCGAGGATCTGGTCTGGGCCCGCCAGCATCTGTTCCCCTGGGTCCTGCGGGCTCTTCGCCACCAGTCACTGGGCGACGGGATCTCCCCCAAACGCCCGATAGCCGGTCCGATGTTTGGCCCCGGCATGCCGCCCGGCGCGGCCGGATAA
- a CDS encoding DMT family transporter, which translates to MSHVPRMPLALGLPLAVVTGLCMPVQGRINGALGEVLDDGLATAVVSFGTGLVLIFLICLLVPSGRAGVRRIAPAIRQKKFPRWYLLAGLSGAFLVVSQGITISLIGVALFTVAAVTGQSLSGLLVDRLGLGPAGKKPVTIMRVLSALLTVAAVAWAVSPKFSAGSEVSEWLIPVLLPLAAGFMQSFQQAFNGTQTQHFGSPLPATLVNLTVGMVLLVAAWLVKVAVAGVGNPLPDEWWYYLGGPIGCLFLALAAVLVRSLGVLLTGLGMIAGQVLGSLLLDVVFPAPGTIITTATVLGTLLTLVAMVLATLPWPRTAFNPLRRKALVGAGKGNR; encoded by the coding sequence GTGTCGCACGTTCCCAGAATGCCGCTTGCGCTTGGCCTGCCGCTGGCCGTGGTGACGGGTCTCTGCATGCCCGTTCAAGGCCGGATCAACGGGGCGCTAGGAGAAGTGCTTGACGACGGACTCGCGACCGCGGTCGTGAGCTTCGGCACCGGGCTGGTTCTGATTTTCCTGATCTGTTTGCTAGTGCCCAGCGGTCGGGCGGGAGTGCGGCGCATCGCACCGGCCATACGGCAGAAAAAGTTTCCCCGCTGGTACCTGCTGGCCGGTCTCAGCGGTGCCTTCCTGGTGGTGAGCCAGGGAATAACCATCTCGTTGATCGGCGTCGCCCTCTTCACCGTTGCGGCCGTGACCGGGCAGTCGCTGAGCGGCCTGCTGGTGGACCGGCTCGGCCTGGGTCCCGCTGGCAAGAAGCCGGTCACGATCATGCGGGTGCTCAGCGCACTGCTGACCGTAGCCGCGGTGGCTTGGGCCGTATCGCCGAAGTTTTCAGCCGGTTCCGAGGTCAGCGAATGGCTGATCCCGGTGCTGCTTCCTTTGGCAGCCGGATTCATGCAGAGTTTCCAGCAGGCCTTCAACGGCACGCAGACACAGCATTTCGGCTCCCCGCTGCCCGCCACCCTGGTCAACCTCACCGTCGGGATGGTGCTGCTGGTCGCCGCTTGGCTCGTGAAAGTGGCGGTCGCCGGCGTCGGAAATCCTTTGCCGGACGAATGGTGGTACTACCTTGGCGGCCCGATCGGCTGCCTCTTCCTCGCCCTCGCCGCAGTGCTGGTGCGCTCCCTGGGCGTCCTGCTGACCGGCCTGGGCATGATTGCCGGACAGGTGCTCGGCTCCCTGTTGCTGGATGTGGTGTTTCCCGCGCCCGGCACCATTATTACGACGGCGACGGTGCTGGGTACGCTGCTGACTCTCGTGGCGATGGTGCTCGCCACGCTGCCCTGGCCACGGACGGCGTTTAATCCGTTGCGCCGCAAAGCCCTCGTTGGAGCAGGAAAGGGGAACCGATGA
- a CDS encoding glycine--tRNA ligase, translated as MAAAKSKLDPIISLAKRRGFVFQAGEIYGGSRSAWDYGPLGVELKENIKRQWWQSVVRGRDDVVGLDSSVILPRQVWEASGHVDVFSDPLVECLSCHKRYRADHLEEEFEEKKGRAPENGLKDIACANCGTKGEWTEPQEFSGLLKTFLGPVASEEGLHYLRPETAQGIFVNFNNVLTTSRKKPPFGIGQIGKSFRNEITPGNFIFRTREFEQMEMEFFVEPGTDEEWHKYWIENRLQWYVDLGIDPDNLRLFEHPLDKLSHYSKGTTDVEYRFGFQGSEWGELEGIANRTDFDLSTHTKHSGTDLSYFNQATNERYTPYVIEPAAGLTRSFMAFLVDAFAEDEAPNAKGGVDKRTVLKLDPRLAPIKAAVLPLSRNEDLSPKAKDLGAQLRRTWNIDFDDAGAIGRRYRRQDEIGTPFCITVDFDTLDDHAVTIRERDSMAQERVSLDKVEGYLAARLIGA; from the coding sequence ATGGCAGCAGCCAAATCCAAGCTTGATCCGATCATTTCGCTGGCCAAGCGCCGCGGCTTCGTCTTCCAGGCCGGTGAGATCTACGGTGGATCCCGCTCGGCATGGGACTACGGGCCTCTCGGCGTCGAACTTAAAGAAAACATCAAGCGCCAGTGGTGGCAGTCCGTTGTCCGTGGCCGCGACGATGTTGTTGGCTTGGATTCCTCGGTCATCCTGCCCCGCCAGGTGTGGGAAGCATCCGGCCACGTGGACGTCTTCAGCGACCCGCTGGTTGAGTGCCTGAGTTGCCACAAGCGTTACCGCGCGGACCACCTTGAAGAAGAATTTGAAGAGAAGAAGGGCCGCGCGCCCGAAAATGGTTTGAAGGATATCGCCTGCGCCAACTGCGGCACGAAGGGTGAATGGACCGAACCTCAAGAATTCTCCGGTCTGCTCAAGACCTTCCTCGGCCCTGTTGCCAGCGAGGAGGGGCTGCACTACCTGCGCCCGGAAACCGCGCAGGGCATCTTCGTGAACTTCAACAATGTGCTCACTACTTCGCGGAAGAAGCCGCCGTTCGGCATCGGCCAGATCGGCAAGAGCTTCCGCAATGAGATCACTCCGGGTAACTTCATTTTCCGCACGCGTGAGTTCGAGCAGATGGAGATGGAGTTCTTCGTCGAGCCGGGCACGGATGAAGAATGGCATAAGTACTGGATCGAAAACCGTCTGCAGTGGTACGTGGACCTGGGTATCGACCCGGACAACTTGCGTCTGTTCGAGCACCCGCTGGACAAGCTGAGCCACTACTCCAAGGGCACCACGGATGTTGAATACCGCTTCGGCTTCCAGGGATCGGAGTGGGGCGAGCTCGAAGGCATTGCCAACCGAACGGACTTCGACCTGTCCACCCACACGAAGCACTCGGGTACTGACCTGAGCTACTTCAACCAGGCGACGAATGAGCGCTATACCCCGTACGTCATCGAACCGGCTGCCGGACTCACCCGTTCATTCATGGCGTTCCTTGTGGACGCGTTCGCGGAAGACGAGGCTCCCAACGCCAAGGGCGGCGTGGACAAGCGCACGGTACTCAAGCTGGATCCGCGGTTGGCTCCGATCAAGGCCGCCGTGCTGCCGTTGAGCCGTAACGAGGACCTGTCGCCGAAGGCCAAGGATCTCGGTGCCCAGCTGCGCCGCACCTGGAACATCGATTTCGACGACGCCGGCGCAATCGGCCGCCGCTACCGCCGCCAGGACGAAATCGGTACGCCGTTCTGCATCACGGTTGATTTCGACACGCTTGACGACCATGCGGTGACCATCCGTGAACGCGACTCGATGGCGCAGGAGCGGGTGAGCCTGGACAAGGTCGAAGGTTACTTGGCTGCACGGCTTATCGGCGCGTAA
- a CDS encoding alpha/beta hydrolase, which yields MTETTYKPVVVWSKPESERAGTPLLVLFHGYLSNEEDLMGLVPGLPEDFTVAAVRAPVALGPGFSWFPLMHEPDFSVDKVTKAAADVWSWLDTVKDQHSSVSVLGFSMGMAVATSIMRHRPEEIAAVIGLSGFVIPADGDPFFNDEAVKSLKPAVFWGRDQEDQVITPDKIEYSHAWLNEHVDLTKVLYANIGHGINAQELAHVKEFLTYKVLNAK from the coding sequence ATGACCGAAACTACTTATAAGCCCGTCGTCGTCTGGTCCAAGCCTGAATCCGAGCGGGCCGGCACTCCCTTGCTGGTGCTCTTCCACGGCTACCTCTCTAACGAAGAGGACCTGATGGGCCTGGTTCCGGGGCTGCCCGAAGACTTCACCGTTGCAGCCGTCCGCGCCCCCGTCGCCCTGGGTCCGGGTTTTTCCTGGTTCCCGCTGATGCACGAGCCGGATTTCTCCGTGGATAAGGTCACCAAGGCCGCCGCTGACGTATGGTCCTGGCTGGACACCGTCAAGGACCAGCACAGCAGCGTTTCCGTCCTCGGATTCTCCATGGGCATGGCCGTTGCGACGTCCATCATGCGCCACCGCCCCGAGGAAATCGCCGCAGTCATTGGCCTCTCCGGCTTCGTGATCCCCGCGGACGGCGACCCGTTCTTCAACGACGAGGCGGTCAAGTCGCTCAAGCCCGCAGTGTTCTGGGGCCGCGACCAGGAGGACCAGGTCATCACGCCGGACAAGATCGAGTACAGCCACGCCTGGCTCAACGAGCACGTCGACCTGACCAAGGTGCTCTACGCCAACATCGGCCACGGCATCAACGCCCAGGAACTCGCCCACGTGAAGGAATTCCTGACCTACAAGGTGCTCAACGCGAAGTAA
- a CDS encoding RNA-binding S4 domain-containing protein has protein sequence MASDHINDISIRDDMIRLGQLLKLANLAEDGIEAKEYVENGLVQVNGEIETRRGRQLHSGDTVTVNGETVRVVQE, from the coding sequence ATGGCCTCTGATCACATCAATGACATTTCCATCCGCGACGACATGATCCGGCTGGGACAGCTGCTCAAGCTGGCGAACCTCGCCGAGGACGGGATCGAGGCCAAGGAGTACGTCGAGAACGGCCTGGTGCAGGTCAACGGGGAGATCGAGACCCGCCGCGGCCGCCAGCTGCACTCCGGGGACACGGTCACCGTCAACGGCGAGACCGTCCGCGTCGTTCAGGAGTAG
- a CDS encoding GNAT family N-acetyltransferase: MAELNYREWRDGDDLALLEIWGDPETTQVQHFRGVLRPSSDQPWSRCIVAEDQGIAVAAGVVYETSLHPERLWTYVEVARDHRRAGLASTLLGMLRKEAEQSPSGVTRLRAKVEPESSGAGFAQASGLTPIQTSRVIVVQPGALPLPDLTEADGPQLEEAATGSVELTTAVTDFYNSVHVWDRADMTLGRAQQMLLSDSTGASGAVVLRSAPRDKGGTISAFAVSYTQERTDAPADVLLGYDTALEPETAQQAVRQLLAMLVHQYPVQLEVDESMTAVVAVLEPLLAAGTAQQLGPVTSIVSD, from the coding sequence ATGGCAGAGCTGAACTACCGTGAATGGCGCGACGGGGATGATCTGGCCCTGCTGGAAATCTGGGGCGACCCGGAAACCACGCAGGTTCAGCACTTCCGCGGGGTGCTGCGTCCGTCGTCGGATCAGCCGTGGTCCCGTTGCATAGTTGCTGAGGACCAAGGCATCGCCGTCGCCGCCGGCGTGGTCTATGAAACGAGCCTGCATCCGGAGCGGTTGTGGACTTACGTCGAAGTGGCGCGGGACCACCGCCGTGCCGGTTTGGCGAGCACCCTTCTGGGCATGTTGCGCAAGGAAGCCGAGCAATCGCCGTCGGGCGTTACGCGGTTGCGCGCGAAGGTGGAGCCGGAGAGCAGCGGTGCCGGCTTCGCGCAGGCCTCCGGGCTGACGCCAATCCAGACCTCGCGGGTGATCGTCGTGCAGCCAGGTGCGTTGCCGCTTCCGGACCTGACTGAAGCAGACGGTCCGCAGTTGGAAGAAGCAGCCACGGGATCTGTGGAATTGACGACGGCGGTGACGGACTTCTACAACTCCGTGCATGTTTGGGACCGGGCGGATATGACGCTCGGGCGCGCCCAGCAGATGCTGCTCAGCGACTCGACCGGTGCCTCCGGTGCCGTGGTGCTGCGCAGCGCGCCCCGGGATAAGGGCGGAACCATCAGTGCATTCGCCGTCAGCTACACGCAGGAGCGGACGGACGCTCCGGCAGACGTGCTGCTCGGCTACGACACGGCGCTGGAACCGGAGACGGCCCAGCAGGCTGTCCGCCAACTGCTTGCGATGCTGGTGCACCAGTACCCGGTGCAGTTGGAAGTGGATGAGTCTATGACGGCCGTGGTGGCAGTGCTGGAACCGCTGCTTGCCGCTGGCACGGCACAGCAACTCGGCCCGGTAACGTCCATCGTCAGCGACTGA
- the metX gene encoding homoserine O-acetyltransferase MetX, translating into MLRYASIGALELETGGFLPEVVLGYETWGTLNEDASNAVLIAHALTGSTHVARGDTDEAGWWDPLVGPGATIDTNEYFVVAANMVGGCYGSTGPSSPAPDGKPWGSRFPLVTIRDSVHAEARLADQLGIQRWHAVLGGSMGGARALEWAATYPERTARCAVIACGAASTAEQIAFAQAQVLAIRLDPNFNGGDYYEGPAPDGGLGIARRIAHINYRSEPEFEYRFGRTAQGTEQPFGSANPAERGRYAVESYLDHQASKLAGRFDANSYVLMTEALMSHDVARGRGSIQQALADVETDFFIAAVDSDRLYFPEQSRQLAEALPTPPKVHMIEVPTGHDGFLTDIHQLHHELVAQFFPRS; encoded by the coding sequence GTCCATCGGAGCCCTCGAGCTGGAAACGGGCGGTTTTCTGCCCGAGGTCGTTCTGGGCTACGAAACCTGGGGCACCCTCAACGAGGATGCCTCCAACGCCGTGCTCATTGCGCATGCCCTGACCGGCAGCACCCATGTGGCGCGCGGAGATACGGATGAGGCGGGCTGGTGGGATCCCCTGGTGGGGCCCGGCGCCACGATCGACACCAACGAGTACTTCGTGGTGGCGGCCAATATGGTCGGCGGCTGCTACGGCTCCACCGGCCCGTCCTCACCGGCGCCTGACGGCAAGCCCTGGGGTTCGCGTTTCCCGCTGGTGACCATCCGCGATTCGGTCCACGCCGAGGCGCGGCTGGCCGACCAGCTGGGGATCCAGCGCTGGCATGCAGTTCTGGGCGGCTCCATGGGCGGTGCACGCGCGCTGGAATGGGCCGCTACCTACCCGGAGCGGACCGCACGCTGTGCGGTGATTGCCTGCGGCGCGGCGAGCACCGCGGAACAGATCGCATTCGCGCAGGCGCAGGTGCTGGCCATCCGGCTGGACCCGAACTTCAACGGCGGCGACTATTACGAAGGGCCCGCGCCCGACGGCGGCCTCGGTATCGCGCGCAGGATCGCGCACATCAACTACCGGTCCGAGCCCGAATTCGAGTACCGCTTCGGCCGCACTGCCCAGGGGACCGAGCAGCCTTTCGGCAGCGCTAACCCGGCAGAGCGCGGGCGGTATGCCGTGGAAAGCTACCTGGACCACCAGGCCAGCAAACTGGCGGGCCGATTCGATGCCAACAGCTACGTCCTGATGACCGAAGCCCTGATGAGCCACGACGTCGCGCGCGGCCGCGGCTCGATCCAGCAGGCCTTGGCCGACGTGGAAACGGATTTCTTCATCGCGGCCGTAGACTCGGATCGGCTGTACTTCCCGGAGCAGTCGCGCCAGCTGGCCGAAGCGTTGCCCACGCCGCCCAAGGTGCACATGATCGAGGTGCCCACCGGCCACGACGGATTCCTGACGGACATCCACCAGCTGCACCATGAGCTGGTTGCCCAGTTCTTCCCGCGCAGCTGA